TTAGCCAACTCATACACATCTTTTCTAGCCGCCCGTACGAAATCTGTTTTGGGAGCAGAATAGATCTCTTTTACAATAGGCACACCGCCGTATAAATTGGCCAATAAATTATACGTATAGGCTCTAAAGAATTTTGCTTCTGCTATCACTGCATTCTTCTCCGCTTCAGTGGCCCAGATGGAAGCCGACTCCGGCTTTTCTGCATAAGTTATTACCGTGTTAGCACGCAGGATCATTTGCGTATAGGCCCAGTTCCAGATGTTTACCACTTCGCGGGTAGCTGGGTTTAAGTAAGAATTATAGTCCTTATAAAACACAAACTCTACCCCCGCAGCAGATGCCACATCGGTACCAATGAAGTTCATGATATAGGTCTGATCATCCATGGTCATTTCTTCCCGGGCTGCCTGGTGCAAGCCTACCAGGTAGGTTTCAAAACCAGCTTTTGATGTTAATACGGCATCTGAACTCAATGAAGATAAAGGTGCTTCATCCAGCAGATCCTGTTTGCATGAGTTGAAAGTAAGCAGGCAAAGTGCCAGCGGCAATGCCCAAAAGCTTTTATTATTTATTGTCTGTTTAAAACTGTACATAACAATATTTTTAATTAAATGAATGGTTGATAGTAATGATTAAAAACCTACGTTAAGACCGATGGTTAATGAACGTGGCATTGGATACAAATCGCCAGGCTGCGTACCGCCTACTTCCGGGTCTGCGCCTAACCAATCAGTGAAAGTGTACAGGTTCTTACCACTTACAAATACTCGCAGGTTCTGCAACTTCACTTTAGATAACATATCCTTAGAGAACTCATACGCCAGTGATACATCCTGTATCCGTACGAAGTTGCGGCTCATATACCAGTTGTGTCCCAACGGGTTATTATATACCAGCGAAGGACGTGTAGCTGATTTATTTTCAGCTGTCCAATAACCGGCATCCATTTGGTTCAAGCCTCTACCCGGCGCATTTGGACTAACGGCTGTATTTAACAGCGGGAAGGAAGAGATCCAACCTTGCATGCCATTTACAAATACAGACAGTGACAGATTACGATACTTAAAGTTGTTGGTAATACCAAAGCGGTATTTAGGCTGACCACCTGAACCTACAATGGCTCTATCATTAGCATCGATCTTCTTATTACCATCTACATCTTTCAGGCGTACAAAGCCAGGTTTTGAACCGGCAGGAATATTATCGCCTTCCTGGTAAATGCCATCAAACACATAGTCGAAATAGGTAGTAATAGGCTGACCAATAAACCATCTGTTAGAAATATCATCATCTTCTTTACCATCATTGTTGATATCAGAGCCATAAAGATGTACGATCTTATTTTTATTGTGAGAGAGTACAAAATTGCTGGTCCACTCAAAGTTCTTTCCCTGAACGTTTACAGAGTTAAGTGACAGTTCTATACCACGGTTATTGGTTTCACCGATGTTGGTGAAAATACTGCTGTAACCGGTAAGCGTTGGGATGGTACGTCTTACTAACAAGTCGCGTGTATCACTATTATACACTTCCACTGTACCACCTAATCTTCCATTCAGTACGGTAAAGTCTAAACCCAAATTGGCGGTATTCGTTGTTTCCCATTTCAGATTAGGATTCGCCATAGAAGATGGGAATACACCAACAGAAGTAGATCCACCATCTGCAAACACATACTGTGTAGTGTTTGAAAGACCTAATGATTGATAGGGGTTAATAGCCTGGTTACCTACAGAGCCATAGGATAATCTAAGCTTCAACATATCAATAAACTTATACCGGCTCATGAACGACTCATCAGATAAGATCCATGCAATGGAGCCTGAAGGGAAAGTGGCGTACTTATTATTTTCAGCAAATACGGAGCTGGCATCTCTACGGGCAGTAAGCGTTAACATGTATTTGTTTCTAAACTGGTAGTTAACACGAGCCATAGACGAAATACCCTCTGATGCATCTGCAGCAGATGTAGTACTCAGTACTGTACCCAAACCCAGGTTGTTATAACCCAATGCATCTACACTAAGCTGTGATGCTGTAGCGGTAGTGCTTTCCGTTTCGCTGTGATTACGGCCATACAGGAAGGTAAAATCAACGTTATGATCTCTGGCAATCTTGCGCTTGTAGGTAAGGATGTTTTCCAACACCCAGTCAAAGCCTTCAAAATTGTACTTTGTGGCGCTGGTAGTATTATTAGTCAGGTGTTTGTCCTGGCGGAAGAAGTCATAGTTGTGGTTCCAACGATAGTTTGGAGAATAATTCATACGGTATGACAGGCCTTTCACAAAAGGCACGTCTACCTTAGCATAGAAGTTGCTAAACAAACTATTATTGATCTCTTCGTTTGTGGTTAACAGTGGAGCCCTGAGGGGGTTACCATACGCCTGGTCTTCTGCAACAATATACTGCGTAGGCTCACCGTCTGGATAAAACCAGTTTCCTAATGGGCTGTTGGTATAAGCAAAGCTTAGATCAGCACTTACACCAGACAAGTCGCGCTGTACAAATGTGGCATTGGTACCGATGTTCAACCAGTCGGTGATTTTAGTATCTAAGTTGGCACGCAGTGATGTACGTTTTTGATTATCGTTATAGATCAACCCTTTCTCGTCTACCAGGCCGGCAGACAGGTAATAGTTCACCGCTTTTGCTCTTCCGGAAACACTCAGGTCATACGAACTGATTCTTCCTTTTTGTGAAGCCATTTCCCATGGATCGTGCGAAACACCATTCTTATAATTGTCTGCTTCTGATTTGTTCAGATAGTCGAGGATCTTAGCAGGATCTGCTTCCAGGCCAGATTGCTTGCGGTAGTCAAGCTTGCTTTGTACATAACGCTCTGTATCAAAGGTCTTCATCTTATAAGCCCAATCTGAAACGCCATGAAATGTATTCACACGAATTGTTGGCTTTTCAGTAACGCCTTTTTTAGAAGTAACCAGTATAACACCATTGGCAGCGCGCGAACCGTAAATGGCCGCCGCACTAGCGTCTTTAAGAATGTCCATAGACAAGATATCATTCGGATTAATATCAGCAAGGCTACCGCCAAAAATAATACCGTCTAATACCACTAATGGATTGTTGGATGCACTCAATGAACGAGGACCGCGGATCAGGATGGTACCACCCTGGCCTGGACGTCCGTTGTCCGTAACCTGAACACCGGCAACACTTCCTCTTAAGGCCTGTGTAATGTTGGTATTTGGCAGGTTTTCGCTACGTGACAGATCTGCTTTAGCAACAGCACCGGTAATGTTGCGTTTTGATTGTGTACCATAACCCACTACTACCACCTCATTTCCCGTTATGGTCTTTGGCGTTAGCATAAGGTCAATACTGCCATTACCGCCAACCACCACTTCGCTGTTCTCATAGCCTACAGACGAAAAAACCAGGACATCATTCGGCCCCTTTACAGTTATTGTATAATGTCCACTGGCATTAGAGGTTGTACCTACTGTTGAATTTTTCACAACAATATTTACCCCTTCCAGTGCTTCTCCTTTTGTATCTCTTACAGTTCCTTTAATAGTAGCCGTTTGCGCACTTGCTGATACAGAAAGTACACCAACGAGCAGCAGTAATAATGTTAGGTTTTTAAAATGCGGCAGCTTGTTACAAGCGTGCTGAAGGCATAGGGATAGCTCCCTGA
This genomic interval from Flavisolibacter tropicus contains the following:
- a CDS encoding SusC/RagA family TonB-linked outer membrane protein produces the protein MNRKLNFRELSLCLQHACNKLPHFKNLTLLLLLVGVLSVSASAQTATIKGTVRDTKGEALEGVNIVVKNSTVGTTSNASGHYTITVKGPNDVLVFSSVGYENSEVVVGGNGSIDLMLTPKTITGNEVVVVGYGTQSKRNITGAVAKADLSRSENLPNTNITQALRGSVAGVQVTDNGRPGQGGTILIRGPRSLSASNNPLVVLDGIIFGGSLADINPNDILSMDILKDASAAAIYGSRAANGVILVTSKKGVTEKPTIRVNTFHGVSDWAYKMKTFDTERYVQSKLDYRKQSGLEADPAKILDYLNKSEADNYKNGVSHDPWEMASQKGRISSYDLSVSGRAKAVNYYLSAGLVDEKGLIYNDNQKRTSLRANLDTKITDWLNIGTNATFVQRDLSGVSADLSFAYTNSPLGNWFYPDGEPTQYIVAEDQAYGNPLRAPLLTTNEEINNSLFSNFYAKVDVPFVKGLSYRMNYSPNYRWNHNYDFFRQDKHLTNNTTSATKYNFEGFDWVLENILTYKRKIARDHNVDFTFLYGRNHSETESTTATASQLSVDALGYNNLGLGTVLSTTSAADASEGISSMARVNYQFRNKYMLTLTARRDASSVFAENNKYATFPSGSIAWILSDESFMSRYKFIDMLKLRLSYGSVGNQAINPYQSLGLSNTTQYVFADGGSTSVGVFPSSMANPNLKWETTNTANLGLDFTVLNGRLGGTVEVYNSDTRDLLVRRTIPTLTGYSSIFTNIGETNNRGIELSLNSVNVQGKNFEWTSNFVLSHNKNKIVHLYGSDINNDGKEDDDISNRWFIGQPITTYFDYVFDGIYQEGDNIPAGSKPGFVRLKDVDGNKKIDANDRAIVGSGGQPKYRFGITNNFKYRNLSLSVFVNGMQGWISSFPLLNTAVSPNAPGRGLNQMDAGYWTAENKSATRPSLVYNNPLGHNWYMSRNFVRIQDVSLAYEFSKDMLSKVKLQNLRVFVSGKNLYTFTDWLGADPEVGGTQPGDLYPMPRSLTIGLNVGF